The following coding sequences lie in one Streptomyces sp. NBC_00510 genomic window:
- a CDS encoding TetR/AcrR family transcriptional regulator, producing the protein MTDGGSLRERLVDAGVDLVLAGGTASVGLREIARRAGVSHGAPRRYFPTHDSLLSAIARRGFEELHARFASATADATTPRARLAAAARAYVGYALDHRGMFELMFRHDLLDGAPQGDSGPRLRETSLPLFGALVELVTRCRAQDPAAAATAPPAPVTAAALWSNLHGLVQLWTWGSLQVVLGADDPGEESLRHEQLLVAVLDAHLGPVPA; encoded by the coding sequence ATGACCGATGGCGGCTCCCTGCGGGAGCGACTTGTCGATGCCGGCGTGGACCTCGTACTGGCCGGGGGCACCGCGTCGGTGGGGCTGCGCGAGATCGCCCGCCGGGCGGGGGTCTCGCACGGCGCGCCGCGCCGCTACTTCCCCACGCACGATTCCCTGCTGTCCGCGATCGCCCGGCGCGGCTTCGAGGAGCTGCACGCCCGCTTCGCGAGCGCGACCGCTGACGCGACCACACCGCGCGCCCGGCTGGCGGCCGCCGCACGGGCGTACGTCGGGTACGCGCTGGACCACCGCGGCATGTTCGAGCTGATGTTCCGTCACGACCTGCTGGACGGCGCGCCGCAGGGGGACAGCGGTCCGCGGCTGCGGGAGACGTCACTGCCCCTGTTCGGGGCCCTCGTCGAGCTCGTCACCCGGTGCCGGGCGCAGGACCCCGCTGCGGCCGCCACCGCGCCGCCCGCCCCGGTGACGGCCGCCGCCCTTTGGTCGAACCTGCACGGGCTCGTCCAACTGTGGACCTGGGGCAGCCTCCAGGTCGTCCTGGGCGCCGACGACCCGGGCGAGGAGTCGCTGCGCCACGAGCAACTCCTCGTAGCCGTCCTCGACGCCCACCTCGGGCCGGTGCCCGCGTGA
- a CDS encoding CoA ester lyase, translated as MSDHAAIRSMLSVPGIRERFIDKAEQVRADAVLFDLEDSVAAADKAAARALVAARLPAFPKRGRLLYVRPNALDTGLLELDLDAVTGPGLDGVHLPKVESAETLRTADHYLTLLERVRGLEPGRIRIIAWIESALGLTRVEEVSRATPRLAALSLGAEDFTASLGVQRTREARELEHPRARLAVAAAAAGIGAMDGPESDYRDTEHFERQARHARSLGFRGKYCIHPDQVAVANRVFLPSREEVAWARRVVAAYEEGERQGLGAVGLDGSMVDRPVYLRAVAVLERSAG; from the coding sequence GTGAGCGACCACGCGGCGATCCGCTCGATGCTGTCGGTGCCGGGCATCAGGGAGCGATTCATCGACAAGGCCGAACAGGTCCGGGCCGACGCGGTCCTGTTCGACCTGGAGGACTCGGTCGCCGCCGCCGACAAGGCCGCGGCGCGTGCCCTGGTCGCGGCCCGGTTGCCGGCGTTCCCCAAGCGGGGGCGGCTGCTGTACGTACGCCCGAACGCGCTGGACACCGGCCTGCTGGAACTCGACCTGGACGCGGTGACCGGGCCGGGTCTGGACGGCGTCCACCTGCCCAAGGTGGAGTCCGCGGAGACGCTGCGCACCGCCGACCACTACCTCACGCTGCTGGAGCGGGTGCGCGGGCTGGAGCCGGGACGGATCCGCATCATCGCGTGGATCGAGTCGGCGCTCGGGCTGACGCGGGTCGAGGAGGTCAGCCGGGCGACCCCGCGGCTGGCGGCCCTCTCCCTCGGCGCCGAGGACTTCACGGCCTCGCTCGGGGTGCAGCGCACCCGTGAGGCGCGCGAACTGGAGCACCCACGGGCACGGCTGGCCGTCGCCGCGGCGGCCGCCGGCATCGGCGCGATGGACGGCCCCGAGTCCGACTACCGCGACACGGAGCACTTCGAACGGCAGGCCCGCCACGCCCGCTCGCTGGGATTCCGGGGGAAGTACTGCATCCACCCGGACCAAGTGGCCGTCGCCAACCGGGTGTTCCTGCCGTCGCGCGAGGAGGTCGCCTGGGCCCGCCGGGTGGTGGCCGCCTACGAGGAGGGCGAACGGCAGGGGCTGGGGGCCGTGGGCCTGGACGGCTCGATGGTCGACCGGCCGGTGTACCTGCGGGCGGTGGCGGTGCTGGAGCGCTCGGCGGGCTGA
- a CDS encoding CoA transferase has protein sequence MQQSQQPSQHRAQRQPLDGVTVVSLEQAVAAPFATRQLADLGARVIKVERPGGDFAREYDKAAKGESAYFVWCNRGKESVVLDLKEEGDRALLDRILAAADVFVQNLAPGAAERLGLGAEALRARHPRLIWCGVSGYGDDGPYAAKKAFDLLVQCESGLVSLTGTPGSPARAGISIADIAAGMYAYTGVLTALYERERTGEGSAFDVAMLDALGEWLGQPLFHGLYGSAPLTRSGARHPSISPYGHYRAGDGGEVFVSVQSDRDWVALCEKVLERPGLVRDPRFADNPLRHAHDDELTAILEEDFAAFTADEVLERLDGAGIANARLRSVAEFAAHPQLEARDRWREFGTPSGPLRGLLPPVTVRGREAVMGAVPALGEQTDAVRAEFSGAREGTEGGR, from the coding sequence TTGCAGCAGTCACAGCAGCCGTCACAGCACCGGGCACAGCGGCAGCCACTGGACGGCGTGACCGTCGTCTCCCTGGAGCAGGCCGTCGCCGCGCCGTTCGCGACCCGTCAGCTGGCGGACCTCGGCGCACGGGTGATCAAGGTCGAGCGGCCGGGCGGCGACTTCGCGCGGGAGTACGACAAGGCCGCCAAGGGTGAGTCCGCGTACTTCGTCTGGTGCAACCGCGGCAAGGAGAGCGTGGTCCTGGACCTCAAGGAGGAGGGCGACCGCGCGCTGCTCGACCGGATCCTGGCGGCGGCCGACGTCTTCGTGCAGAACCTCGCCCCCGGTGCCGCCGAGCGGCTGGGCCTGGGCGCGGAGGCGCTGCGCGCGCGGCATCCGCGGCTGATCTGGTGCGGTGTGTCGGGCTACGGCGACGACGGGCCCTACGCGGCGAAGAAGGCGTTCGACCTGCTGGTGCAGTGCGAGTCGGGGCTGGTGTCGCTGACGGGCACGCCGGGGAGCCCCGCGCGGGCCGGGATCTCCATCGCCGACATCGCGGCCGGGATGTACGCGTACACCGGCGTCCTGACCGCACTGTACGAGCGTGAACGCACCGGCGAGGGCAGCGCCTTCGACGTGGCGATGCTCGACGCGCTCGGCGAGTGGCTGGGGCAGCCCCTCTTCCACGGCCTGTACGGGAGCGCGCCGCTGACCCGCAGCGGCGCCCGGCACCCGTCGATCTCGCCGTACGGCCACTACCGGGCGGGCGACGGCGGGGAGGTGTTCGTCAGCGTGCAGAGCGACCGCGACTGGGTCGCTCTGTGCGAGAAGGTGCTGGAGCGGCCCGGGCTGGTCCGTGATCCGCGGTTCGCGGACAATCCGCTGCGCCACGCCCACGACGACGAGCTCACCGCGATCCTCGAGGAGGACTTCGCCGCCTTCACCGCCGACGAGGTCCTGGAGCGCCTGGACGGCGCCGGGATCGCGAACGCCCGGTTGCGGTCGGTCGCGGAGTTCGCGGCTCACCCGCAGCTCGAAGCCCGCGACCGCTGGCGGGAGTTCGGTACGCCGTCCGGCCCGCTGCGCGGGCTGCTGCCGCCGGTGACGGTACGCGGACGGGAGGCCGTGATGGGGGCGGTGCCGGCGCTGGGCGAGCAGACGGACGCCGTTCGCGCCGAGTTCTCCGGCGCGCGGGAAGGGACGGAGGGCGGCCGGTGA
- a CDS encoding amidohydrolase family protein: protein MADQSQGAPTPYAAPAAGTTAVYRGATLFDGTGRPPRPATIVTDGQKVTAVAPDADLASRLPEGARVFDLDGRFVIPGLIDTHQHLATPPDRPAAEAALRRHVHSGITAVRDMADDLRQIGDLARATLVGEIPGPDIRYAALMAGPGFFDDPRTHQVSQGAVPGEVPWMQAVTAATDLPLAVAMARGTYAAAIKVYADLDADLVAAVTAEAHRQGIPVWAHATVFPATPGQVVAAGVDTVSHVTLLAFEGTPDGLTSYKSKPPVDHARFTAGDDPHLDRLFALMRRRGTVLDATACMWESDELAGGGPEDAARARANTALAAAVTAQAHRAGVAISTGTDHETAPGAAFPALHDELAFLVERCGIPSADVLRSATLIGARAAGTEDSMGSVEPGKLANFVVLDEDPLRDIANLRSVTLTVKRGHRFDRAEFEERR from the coding sequence ATGGCCGACCAGTCCCAGGGCGCCCCCACCCCCTACGCGGCGCCCGCCGCGGGCACGACCGCGGTCTACCGCGGCGCGACCCTCTTCGACGGCACCGGCCGGCCGCCCCGGCCCGCGACCATCGTCACCGACGGGCAGAAGGTCACCGCGGTCGCGCCCGACGCCGACCTCGCCTCCCGGCTCCCCGAGGGCGCCCGGGTTTTCGACCTCGACGGACGCTTCGTCATCCCCGGGCTGATCGACACCCACCAGCACCTCGCCACCCCGCCCGACCGTCCCGCGGCCGAGGCGGCGTTGCGCCGTCACGTCCACAGCGGCATCACCGCCGTCCGGGACATGGCCGACGACCTGCGGCAGATCGGCGACCTCGCCCGTGCCACCCTCGTCGGCGAGATCCCCGGCCCCGACATCCGCTACGCCGCCCTGATGGCGGGCCCCGGGTTCTTCGACGACCCGCGCACCCACCAGGTCTCCCAGGGCGCCGTGCCCGGCGAGGTGCCCTGGATGCAGGCCGTCACCGCCGCCACCGACCTGCCCCTCGCGGTCGCCATGGCCCGCGGTACGTACGCCGCGGCCATCAAGGTCTACGCGGACCTCGACGCGGACCTGGTCGCCGCCGTCACCGCCGAGGCCCACCGCCAGGGCATCCCCGTCTGGGCGCACGCCACCGTGTTCCCGGCGACGCCCGGCCAGGTCGTCGCCGCCGGTGTCGACACGGTCTCCCACGTCACCCTGCTCGCCTTCGAGGGCACCCCCGACGGGCTCACCAGCTACAAGAGCAAACCCCCCGTCGACCACGCCCGGTTCACCGCCGGGGACGACCCGCACCTGGACCGGCTCTTCGCCCTCATGCGCCGGCGCGGCACCGTCCTGGACGCCACCGCCTGCATGTGGGAGAGCGACGAACTGGCCGGCGGGGGACCCGAGGACGCCGCCCGGGCCCGCGCGAACACCGCGCTCGCCGCCGCCGTCACCGCCCAGGCCCACCGGGCGGGCGTGGCCATCTCCACCGGCACCGACCACGAGACCGCCCCCGGGGCCGCCTTCCCGGCCCTCCACGACGAACTGGCCTTCCTCGTCGAACGCTGCGGCATCCCCAGCGCGGACGTCCTGCGCTCGGCCACGCTCATCGGCGCCCGTGCCGCCGGCACCGAGGACTCCATGGGCAGCGTCGAACCCGGAAAGCTGGCCAACTTCGTCGTCCTGGACGAGGATCCGCTGCGCGACATCGCCAACCTGCGCAGCGTCACCCTGACCGTCAAGCGCGGACACCGCTTCGACCGCGCCGAGTTCGAGGAGCGCCGGTGA
- a CDS encoding NAD(P)-binding domain-containing protein has product MSGLLVLDRAQTRAALDARRVVDAVATALVAISRGEVSAPPRIAARTPAGLLGAMPGHVPGLGLAAKLVSVFGDPALPGRSAHRGMVALFDDHDGRPLALMDAESLTAVRTAAAATIGARALARPGALRHTVVGTGAQARAQIDLLAELHPAAEVVVAGRDPRGAREAAARHPGARVAEGIEEAVRGADVVFCCTGATRPVVRRSWLAPGTLVSSVGGSHGPELDAETVRDAALFAEWPGAAGSPPPAGAHELQGLSPGREVVLLGSVLAGDHPGRGEAGGLTVFKSTGHAALDVAAAHVVHAVARAEGLGTTVDI; this is encoded by the coding sequence ATGAGCGGTCTCCTCGTCCTCGACCGGGCGCAGACCCGGGCCGCGCTCGACGCCCGCCGCGTCGTCGACGCCGTGGCCACGGCCCTCGTCGCGATCAGCCGCGGCGAGGTGTCGGCGCCGCCGCGGATCGCGGCGCGCACCCCGGCCGGGTTGCTGGGCGCGATGCCGGGCCATGTTCCGGGGCTGGGCCTGGCGGCGAAGCTGGTGTCGGTCTTCGGCGATCCGGCGCTGCCCGGGCGCAGTGCGCACCGGGGCATGGTCGCGTTGTTCGACGATCACGACGGGCGCCCGTTGGCCCTGATGGACGCCGAGTCGCTGACGGCGGTGCGCACCGCCGCGGCGGCCACGATCGGGGCGCGGGCGCTGGCCCGCCCCGGGGCGCTGCGCCACACGGTGGTCGGCACCGGGGCCCAGGCCCGCGCCCAGATCGACCTGCTGGCGGAACTCCATCCGGCCGCGGAGGTCGTGGTCGCCGGCCGTGATCCGCGGGGCGCCCGGGAGGCCGCGGCCCGCCATCCCGGGGCGCGCGTGGCGGAGGGCATCGAGGAGGCGGTGCGCGGGGCAGACGTCGTCTTCTGCTGCACCGGGGCGACGCGTCCGGTCGTACGCCGCTCGTGGCTCGCGCCGGGCACGCTCGTGAGCTCCGTCGGCGGTTCCCACGGCCCCGAACTCGACGCGGAGACCGTACGGGACGCCGCGCTGTTCGCCGAGTGGCCCGGCGCCGCCGGCTCCCCTCCCCCGGCCGGGGCCCACGAACTGCAGGGACTCTCCCCCGGCCGCGAGGTCGTCCTTCTCGGCTCCGTGCTCGCCGGTGACCACCCCGGACGCGGCGAGGCCGGCGGGCTGACCGTCTTCAAGTCCACGGGGCACGCGGCGCTGGACGTGGCCGCCGCCCATGTCGTCCACGCCGTCGCGCGTGCGGAGGGACTGGGCACGACCGTGGACATTTGA
- a CDS encoding transposase, which produces MTTAVVAAQGSGYARFTYRLRVSSSAGAGLEAEWARCRWVWNECVAVSRKVHGLNKTSEQKATCGPAQLDRMLTEARRSMAWLREGSSVPQQQVIRDFAISRTKALKDIAARLPMRQRAGMPRIKRKREAAPSLNYTTRGFRLKDGRLHLAGGLVVSVVWSRDLPAVPTSVRVYRDSLGHWYASFVVATAPEPLPATGAVIGVDWGVRETATTTSDAHDLPHAQHGKTAVQRLARYQKMMARRKPARGQGASRGYRKARHQAAKLHKKVARQRQDTARKWAKHVVRDHDAIAVEDFRPKFLSRTTMARKAADAAIGATKTALIEMGRKHGRDVRLVHPAHTTMDCASCGARTKHALPLSERTYTCTACGAVSPRDKNSARVMLVRAGLNPAGADRVSAGGPLVPSPREPGIPVP; this is translated from the coding sequence ATGACGACGGCGGTGGTGGCCGCGCAGGGGTCGGGGTATGCCCGGTTCACCTATCGGCTGCGGGTGTCGTCGTCGGCGGGTGCCGGTCTGGAGGCGGAGTGGGCGCGTTGCCGGTGGGTGTGGAACGAGTGCGTGGCTGTGTCCCGCAAGGTCCACGGCCTGAACAAGACCTCCGAGCAGAAGGCCACGTGCGGTCCCGCGCAGCTCGACAGGATGCTGACCGAGGCGCGGCGGTCGATGGCGTGGCTGCGGGAGGGCAGCTCGGTGCCGCAGCAGCAGGTCATCCGGGACTTCGCCATATCCCGCACCAAAGCGTTGAAGGACATCGCGGCGAGGCTGCCGATGAGGCAGCGGGCCGGGATGCCCCGCATCAAGCGCAAGCGCGAGGCCGCCCCGTCGCTGAACTACACCACCCGCGGTTTTAGGCTCAAGGACGGACGCCTGCACCTGGCCGGCGGCCTCGTCGTGTCGGTGGTGTGGTCCCGCGACCTGCCCGCAGTCCCCACGTCGGTGCGGGTGTACCGGGACAGCCTCGGCCACTGGTATGCCTCGTTCGTCGTGGCCACTGCCCCTGAGCCGCTGCCTGCCACCGGCGCTGTGATCGGCGTGGACTGGGGCGTGCGTGAGACCGCGACCACCACCAGCGACGCCCACGACCTGCCGCACGCTCAGCACGGGAAGACCGCCGTGCAGCGTCTCGCGCGGTACCAGAAGATGATGGCTCGCCGTAAGCCTGCTCGTGGGCAGGGCGCGTCCAGGGGCTACCGCAAGGCCAGGCATCAGGCGGCGAAGCTGCACAAGAAGGTGGCGCGGCAGCGGCAGGACACCGCCCGCAAGTGGGCCAAGCACGTCGTGCGCGACCACGACGCGATCGCGGTCGAGGACTTCCGGCCGAAGTTCCTCAGCCGGACCACCATGGCCCGCAAGGCGGCGGACGCCGCGATCGGCGCCACGAAGACGGCGCTGATCGAGATGGGCCGCAAGCACGGGCGGGACGTCCGCCTGGTGCATCCCGCGCACACCACCATGGACTGCGCGTCGTGCGGAGCGAGAACCAAGCACGCACTGCCACTCTCGGAACGTACCTACACCTGCACCGCGTGCGGAGCCGTGTCCCCCAGGGACAAGAACTCCGCACGCGTGATGCTGGTCCGGGCTGGTCTCAACCCGGCTGGTGCCGATCGTGTAAGCGCTGGAGGACCGCTGGTCCCCAGCCCACGTGAGCCAGGAATCCCCGTCCCTTAG
- a CDS encoding hemerythrin domain-containing protein, translated as MSTGNAVPMANVQEMHVVHTMFRREFGLTPALVRGVADGDLARARVVAEHLDIMLSALIGHHEGEDIGLWPRLLERVSDELVPLVHVMEAQHEQLHAVCGELAGAVRAWRVGGSSAQGAAVAGITDRLNRIAFEHMRLEEETILPPAERHITAAEWAELGGHGTSMTPRDRLDPRFGMTLYEGDPVVMKGLLKGAPLRVRVLMPMRCRRRYRAYAKKLNGTARPPRVGRRVERPRG; from the coding sequence ATGAGCACCGGCAACGCCGTGCCGATGGCCAACGTCCAGGAGATGCACGTCGTGCACACAATGTTCCGCCGGGAGTTCGGGCTGACGCCCGCGCTGGTGCGGGGCGTCGCCGACGGCGACCTGGCGCGGGCCCGCGTCGTGGCCGAGCACCTCGACATCATGCTCTCCGCGCTCATCGGGCACCACGAAGGCGAGGACATCGGGCTGTGGCCCCGGCTCCTGGAGCGCGTCAGCGACGAACTCGTCCCGCTGGTGCACGTGATGGAGGCGCAGCACGAGCAGCTGCACGCCGTCTGCGGCGAACTGGCCGGGGCGGTCCGGGCCTGGCGCGTCGGCGGTTCCTCCGCGCAGGGAGCGGCGGTCGCCGGGATCACCGACCGGCTGAACCGCATCGCGTTCGAGCACATGCGGCTGGAGGAGGAGACGATCCTGCCGCCGGCCGAGCGGCACATCACGGCCGCGGAGTGGGCCGAACTCGGGGGCCACGGCACGTCCATGACGCCCCGTGACCGGCTGGACCCGCGGTTCGGGATGACCCTCTACGAGGGCGACCCGGTCGTCATGAAGGGGCTCCTGAAGGGCGCCCCGCTGCGCGTCCGTGTGCTCATGCCGATGCGCTGCCGCAGGCGGTACCGCGCCTATGCCAAGAAGCTGAACGGAACGGCCAGGCCGCCCCGTGTCGGACGGCGCGTCGAGCGCCCGCGCGGCTGA
- a CDS encoding phosphotransferase — translation MSDHVPEELLSVAAALLPGRDLRGATLAVGGSHHVVLLPGVAVVRVARNATAVAALSRRMELLRRLGALDLPFAVPRPLSDVVRVAGHTAVALSWVGGTPAPRGGGGEPEHLAGLLRALKGVDCRDLQGLLGAAHEYAGGDRWAEMMERDVVPRLPRTWRSEARRRVGAALDLPPVEPSLVHGDLAGGNLHWSDDGRVVGVLDWDLAQPFDPAVDAACLAWHGWDKVAAAVDRPTLHRAWTWYLTFGLEQVAFALLNGEPEEVVERHSSVTAAWLERTARMTRPGA, via the coding sequence ATGTCCGATCACGTGCCCGAGGAACTGCTGAGCGTCGCCGCGGCCCTGCTGCCGGGACGCGACCTGCGCGGCGCGACCCTCGCGGTCGGTGGCTCGCACCATGTGGTGCTGCTTCCGGGCGTCGCGGTCGTGCGCGTCGCCAGGAACGCCACCGCGGTCGCGGCGCTGTCCCGGCGCATGGAGCTGCTGCGCCGCCTGGGCGCCCTGGACCTGCCCTTCGCCGTGCCGCGCCCGCTGTCCGACGTGGTCCGGGTGGCGGGGCACACCGCTGTCGCGCTGTCCTGGGTGGGAGGAACGCCCGCACCACGGGGCGGGGGTGGGGAGCCGGAACACCTCGCGGGGCTGCTGCGGGCACTGAAGGGCGTGGACTGCCGCGACCTCCAGGGCCTGCTGGGCGCCGCGCACGAATACGCGGGCGGTGACCGGTGGGCCGAGATGATGGAGCGCGACGTCGTTCCCCGGCTGCCGCGCACGTGGCGGTCCGAGGCGCGCCGCCGAGTGGGCGCCGCCCTGGACCTTCCCCCGGTCGAACCGTCCCTGGTCCACGGCGACCTGGCCGGCGGCAACCTGCACTGGAGCGACGACGGCCGCGTGGTCGGCGTGCTGGACTGGGACCTCGCCCAGCCGTTCGACCCGGCCGTCGACGCCGCCTGCCTGGCCTGGCACGGCTGGGACAAGGTGGCGGCGGCCGTCGACCGGCCGACCCTGCACCGCGCGTGGACGTGGTACCTCACCTTCGGCCTGGAGCAGGTGGCCTTCGCCCTCCTCAACGGGGAACCGGAGGAGGTCGTCGAGCGACACAGCTCGGTCACGGCCGCCTGGCTGGAGCGCACGGCACGGATGACGCGACCCGGCGCCTGA
- a CDS encoding IclR family transcriptional regulator gives MPEAPRTAVDKALDLVEAVTRAPRPVRLTDLAGEVGLHRATAYRILLDLVRRGWVLRAGDRYLPGTAVLRMSAAAAGNSLNALARPVLQELSDLTGMMVNLQVLEADRARVIDVVRPGRLAMISHLLGEALPVHRFAGPLALVAALDPAARAPYLRPAEAEGHPLDGDDGLLADIARTARTGVAVERGRNEKLVASISRAVTPGPGAPVCALTVVGPDAEFGRARLPALEQALRDATDELRRILTDPQGATS, from the coding sequence ATGCCCGAGGCCCCGCGTACCGCGGTGGACAAGGCGCTCGACCTCGTCGAGGCCGTCACCCGTGCGCCGCGCCCCGTCCGCCTGACGGACCTGGCCGGCGAGGTCGGCCTGCACCGCGCGACGGCCTACCGGATCCTGCTGGACCTGGTGCGCAGGGGCTGGGTGCTGCGGGCGGGTGACCGTTATCTGCCCGGCACCGCGGTGCTGCGGATGTCGGCGGCCGCGGCGGGGAACTCACTGAACGCCCTGGCCCGCCCGGTGCTGCAGGAGCTGTCCGACCTCACGGGGATGATGGTCAACCTGCAGGTGCTGGAGGCCGACCGGGCCCGGGTGATCGACGTCGTCCGGCCGGGGCGCCTGGCCATGATCAGCCACTTGCTGGGCGAGGCGCTGCCGGTGCACCGCTTCGCCGGGCCGCTGGCGCTGGTCGCGGCACTCGACCCGGCGGCACGCGCGCCCTACTTGCGTCCCGCCGAGGCCGAAGGGCACCCGCTCGACGGGGACGACGGACTGCTGGCCGACATCGCACGGACGGCGCGGACGGGGGTGGCCGTGGAGCGCGGACGCAACGAGAAGCTGGTCGCCTCGATCAGCCGCGCCGTGACGCCCGGCCCGGGCGCCCCCGTCTGCGCGCTCACCGTCGTCGGGCCGGACGCGGAGTTCGGTCGGGCCCGGCTGCCCGCCCTGGAGCAGGCGCTGCGTGACGCCACCGACGAGCTCCGGCGCATTCTGACCGATCCTCAGGGAGCCACGTCATGA
- a CDS encoding SDR family oxidoreductase, giving the protein MRIDLTGRTALVTASTQGIGAAIAAGLARAGARVGVNGRDPDRVDQALKQLRDEVPDGEFVAVGADVATDEGAERAREAVPDVDILINNLGVYGARDALEIDDAEWRRYFEVNVLSAVRLTRMYMPRMLERDWGRIQYISSESGIAIPVEMIQYGMTKTAMLALGRGFAKKAAGSGVTVNSVLVGPTRTAGVEEFVRGLVGSELPWEEAQRAFMREHRPQSLLQRLIEPAEIANMVVYLSSDLASATTGGAVRVDGGCVDAIIP; this is encoded by the coding sequence ATGCGCATCGACCTCACCGGACGGACCGCCTTGGTGACGGCATCGACGCAGGGCATCGGAGCGGCCATCGCGGCCGGGCTCGCACGGGCCGGAGCCCGCGTGGGCGTCAACGGCCGCGACCCGGACCGGGTGGACCAGGCCCTCAAGCAGCTGCGCGACGAGGTACCGGACGGCGAGTTCGTCGCCGTCGGAGCCGACGTGGCCACCGACGAGGGCGCCGAACGGGCCCGCGAGGCCGTGCCGGACGTCGACATCCTCATCAACAACCTCGGCGTCTACGGCGCCAGGGACGCACTCGAGATCGACGACGCCGAGTGGCGCCGGTACTTCGAGGTCAACGTCCTGTCCGCCGTCCGCCTGACCCGGATGTACATGCCGCGGATGCTGGAGCGGGATTGGGGCCGCATCCAGTACATCTCCAGCGAGTCCGGCATTGCGATCCCCGTCGAGATGATCCAGTACGGCATGACGAAGACGGCGATGCTCGCCCTCGGGCGCGGCTTCGCCAAGAAGGCCGCGGGTTCGGGCGTCACGGTGAACTCGGTCCTGGTCGGGCCGACCCGTACCGCGGGGGTGGAGGAGTTCGTCCGGGGGCTCGTCGGCAGCGAGTTGCCCTGGGAGGAGGCGCAGCGCGCCTTCATGCGCGAGCACCGCCCGCAGTCGCTGCTGCAACGCCTCATCGAGCCGGCGGAGATCGCCAACATGGTGGTCTACCTCAGCTCCGACCTCGCCTCGGCCACCACCGGCGGCGCCGTGCGCGTCGACGGGGGCTGCGTGGACGCCATCATCCCCTGA
- a CDS encoding dipeptidase, with translation MNPTPVIVNALGQLDNPNAPASAEAAAHLNPSSDQLTIDARALADAHACGLTAVNITLGYTMGDLPPYEHTLREIDVWDAIIGDHPADLTKVRTVADVHRAHADGRIGVIYGFQNAVAVGEDPGRVATFAEAGVRVIQLTYNQANHIGDGSMAPANRGLTPFGHEVVEALNEQHVMVDLSHSGERTCLEAAKTSRQPVSINHTGCRALTDLPRNKTDEELRLVASRGGFVGIYFMPFLNPSGHARAADVVEHIDHAVNVCGEDHVGIGTDGTITPVDDLDAYRTALAEHVGRRREAGVGAAGERADTYPFVVDLRGVDQFRELVRLLERRGYRSERIEKILGRNFLDYASRVWA, from the coding sequence GTGAACCCCACCCCCGTGATCGTCAACGCGCTGGGTCAGCTCGACAACCCCAACGCCCCCGCGTCCGCCGAAGCCGCGGCCCACCTCAACCCCTCCAGCGACCAGCTCACCATCGACGCCCGCGCCCTCGCCGACGCCCACGCCTGCGGCCTCACCGCCGTCAACATCACCCTCGGCTACACGATGGGCGACCTGCCCCCGTACGAGCACACCCTGCGCGAGATCGACGTCTGGGACGCCATCATCGGCGACCACCCGGCCGACCTCACCAAGGTCCGCACCGTCGCCGACGTCCACCGCGCCCACGCCGACGGCAGGATCGGCGTCATCTACGGCTTCCAGAACGCCGTGGCCGTCGGCGAGGACCCCGGACGCGTCGCCACCTTCGCCGAGGCGGGCGTCCGCGTCATCCAGCTGACGTACAACCAGGCCAACCACATCGGCGACGGATCGATGGCCCCCGCCAACCGGGGCCTGACCCCCTTCGGCCACGAGGTCGTCGAGGCGCTCAACGAGCAGCACGTGATGGTCGACCTCTCCCACAGCGGCGAACGCACCTGCTTGGAGGCCGCCAAGACCTCCCGGCAGCCCGTCTCCATCAACCACACCGGCTGCCGGGCCCTCACCGACCTGCCCCGCAACAAGACCGACGAGGAACTCCGCCTCGTGGCCTCCCGCGGCGGCTTCGTGGGCATCTACTTCATGCCCTTCCTCAACCCTTCCGGCCACGCCCGTGCCGCCGACGTCGTGGAGCACATCGACCACGCGGTCAACGTCTGCGGCGAGGACCACGTCGGCATCGGCACCGACGGCACCATCACCCCCGTCGATGACCTCGACGCCTACCGCACCGCCCTCGCCGAACACGTCGGCCGGCGCCGCGAGGCGGGCGTCGGTGCCGCGGGCGAGCGCGCCGACACCTACCCGTTCGTCGTCGACCTCCGTGGCGTCGACCAGTTCCGGGAACTCGTCCGTCTCCTGGAACGCCGCGGCTACCGCTCCGAGCGCATCGAGAAGATCCTCGGCCGCAACTTCCTGGACTACGCGTCCCGCGTCTGGGCGTAG